The following proteins are co-located in the Anas platyrhynchos isolate ZD024472 breed Pekin duck chromosome 1, IASCAAS_PekinDuck_T2T, whole genome shotgun sequence genome:
- the A4GALT gene encoding lactosylceramide 4-alpha-galactosyltransferase, producing the protein MCLVVEQALMGTRMLRMPNCLLKLTRLVLSHKLRALFILTFKFMSFVSILLYWRITEDAKVRDQVYSLPTEIHCAHSVPSPARPVADGPPPPPGDVFFVETSERINPNDLFTCSVESAARTHPGTRVVVLMKGLAKRNASLPNHWGFSLLSCFPNVEIRPLDLPELFSGTPLAKWYSQAQQRWEPYFFPILSDACRIAIMWKFGGIYLDTDFIVLKNLKNLTNVLGTQSKYVLNGAFLSFKPRHKFIELCMQDFVENYNSWIWGHQGPQLLTRVFKKWCSIRSLRSSKSCKGVSALPREAFYPIRWQDWKKYFEVVSSSELQELLKNTYAVHVWNKKSQGTRLKITSQALLAQLHSHFCPATYDILKMDSERQ; encoded by the coding sequence ATGTGTCTTGTGGTAGAACAAGCTCTGATGGGAACAAGAATGCTCAGGATGCCCAACTGCCTGCTAAAACTGACCCGGTTGGTGCTGAGCCACAAGCTGAGGGCCCTCTTCATCCTCACCTTTAAGTTCATGTCCTTTGTCTCCATCCTGTTGTACTGGAGAATCACGGAGGATGCTAAGGTCAGGGACCAAGTCTACAGCTTGCCTACTGAAATCCACTGTGCTCACTCTGTGCCATCTCCCGCCCGTCCCGTTGCTGAtgggcctcctcctccacctggGGATGTGTTTTTTGTGGAGACCTCTGAGCGAATCAACCCAAATGACCTGTTCACATGCTCTGTGGAGTCAGCTGCACGGACACACCCTGGGACAAGGGTTGTGGTGCTCATGAAAGGCTTGGCCAAAAGAAATGCCTCGTTACCCAACCACTGGGGCTTCTCATTGCTGAGCTGCTTCCCCAATGTGGAAATCCGGCCCTTGGATTTGCCAGAGCTTTTCTCTGGGACACCTCTGGCAAAGTGGTACTCGCAGGCTCAGCAGCGCTGGGAGCCTTATTTCTTCCCCATCCTGTCTGATGCCTGCAGAATTGCCATCATGTGGAAATTTGGTGGCATCTACCTGGACACAGACTTCATTGTGCTTAAGAACTTAAAGAACCTCACCAATGTGCTTGGTACCCAGTCCAAGTATGTACTGAACGGGGCCTTTCTATCCTTTAAGCCCAGACACAAGTTCATAGAGCTTTGCATGCAGGACTTTGTGGAGAACTACAACAGCTGGATCTGGGGGCATCAAGGCCCACAGCTCCTAACGCGTGTCTTCAAGAAGTGGTGCTCCATCAGGAGTCTTCGGAGCAGTAAGAGCTGCAAAGGGGTAAGTGCTCTTCCCCGGGAGGCTTTTTATCCCATTCGGTGGCAGGACTGGAAGAAATACTTTGAAGTGGTGAGCTCCTCAGAGCTTCAGGAACTCCTAAAGAACACCTATGCAGTGCATGTATGGAACAAGAAGAGCCAAGGGACAAGGCTAAAGATCACATCACAGGCGTTGCTGGCTCAACTGCATTCTCACTTCTGCCCTGCCACGTATGATATCTTGAAGATGGATTCTGAACGGCAGTGA